The Sylvia atricapilla isolate bSylAtr1 chromosome 5, bSylAtr1.pri, whole genome shotgun sequence genome includes a window with the following:
- the LOC136360913 gene encoding probable G-protein coupled receptor 19: MDNSSGPVLLLTLLLQNMSSPKVSSPAGYEMAELPPPGGSSSRNHSLAEYGLRPGEIAAAGVVWGVLWLISVLGNFLVCLVIHRSRRIQSTTNYFVVSMACADLVSSVGSAPFLLLQLSSGRWMLGSGVCRLVRYLQYLTPGVQIYVLLAISIDQFYTLIYPLNFKVSREKAKRMILVSWLCGALFASPACFLYGSSGDHNCNFFLPSSWLGAASGVIHLSVLLLLIPSLLIILYYQKLFTSVWGSGTEDTASRTVNLVSRRKLKTLKMFFIFVLDFLLSWLPFFMVQLWHPQETDYRKSSLLFLVVTWIAFSSSASKPILFYINNANFRRGMQEICCMWKYSRSNIYTITTSSRTDENNHTGITEHPSTSPASPKTPPVML; this comes from the coding sequence ATGGATAACAGCAGTGGTCCTGTTCTCCTCCTTaccttgctgctgcagaacaTGAGCAGCCCCAAagtctccagccctgctggctaCGAGATGGCAGAACTTCCACCcccaggaggcagctccagcaggaaccACTCTCTGGCAGAGTACGGGCTGAGGCCAGGGGAAATCGCAGCTGCCGGTGTGGTTTGGGGAGTGCTGTGGCTGATCTCTGTCCTGGGGAACTTCCTCGTGTGCTTAGTGATCCACAGGAGCAGAAGGATACAATCCACCACCAACTACTTTGTGGTGTCCATGGCCTGTGCAGACCTGGTGAGCAGCGTGGGCAGCGcgcccttcctgctgctgcagctgagctcgGGGCGCTGGATGCTGGGCAGCGGCGTGTGCCGGCTGGTCAGGTACCTGCAGTACCTCACGCCCGGGGTGCAGATCTACGTGCTCCTCGCCATCAGCATTGATCAGTTCTACACTCTCATCTATCCCCTGAATTTCAAAGTTTCCAGGGAGAAAGCCAAGAGGATGATTCTGGTCTCTTGGCTCTGTGGTGCTCTGTTTGCATCACCGGCCTGTTTTCTCTATGGCTCCAGCGGTGACCACAATTGCAACTTTTTCCTCCCCAGTTCTTGGCTAGGAGCTGCCTCTGGTGTCATCCacctctcagtgctgctgcttttgatcCCATCTCTCCTCATTATCCTCTACTACCAGAAACTCTTCACCTCCGTTTGGGGAAGTGGCACTGAGGACACAGCTAGCAGGACAGTGAATCTTGTCtcaagaagaaaactgaaaactctCAAGATGTTCTTCATCTTTGTCTTGGATTTTCTCCTGTCCTGGCTCCCTTTCTTCATGGTGCAGTTGTGGCACCCACAGGAAACAGACTACAGAAAGAGCTCCTTGCTTTTCCTGGTCGTCACCTGGATCGCTTTCAGTTCCTCAGCTTCTAAGCCAATCCTCTTCTACATCAATAATGCAAACTTCAGAAGAGGGATGCAAGAAATTTGTTGCATGTGGAAGTACTCCAGAAGCAACATCTACACCATTACCACCAGTTCCAGGACAGACGAAAATAATCATACAGGGATCACAGAACATCCCAGCACCAGTCCAGCCTCACCAAAGACTCCACCTGTGATGCTTTGA